A stretch of the Arachis stenosperma cultivar V10309 chromosome 6, arast.V10309.gnm1.PFL2, whole genome shotgun sequence genome encodes the following:
- the LOC130934066 gene encoding uncharacterized protein LOC130934066 — MVTSNQPPTSNNNTNQPSSSSNLPSQPQPNPKGSLNAITLRSGTTLEEIPPRVLKDIHEEEVVVKAPHEEGEVDKRHGEEEVNIKEPKRKAIVDESIPIPFSSMVKKAKKTPEFDLNMLQVFKKVEVTIPLLDAIQQIPKYAKILKDLCTHKDRIGELETLSLGSSISSLIEPIPKKCGDPGPCLVSCCIGGRTFHDCMCDLGACVSIMPLSIFVRLNLAPLKKSMVRFALADKSVIKVIGIAEDVLVAIEDLVFSVEFYILEMPPTENRSSSSVLLGRPFLKTSKFKLDAFIGTYSFEV, encoded by the coding sequence ATGGTCACGTCAAACCAACCCCCCACCTCCAACAACAACACCAACCAACCCTCAAGCTCTTCTAACCTTCCATCCCAACCCCAACCAAACCCAAAGGGCAGTCTCAACGCCATCACTCTACGGTCGGGAACTACGTTGGAGGAGATACCTCCTAGGGTCTTGAAAGACATTCatgaggaagaagtggttgttAAAGCTCCACATGAAGAGGGGGAGGTAGACAAAAGGCATGGGGAAGAAGAAGTAAACATCAAGGAACCCAAGAGGAAAGCTATAGTGGATGAGTCCATTCCTATTCCATTCTCTTCCATGGTGAAGAAAGCAAAGAAAACACCGGAATTTGATTTGAACATGCTTCAAGTGTTCAAGAAGGTTGAGGTAACCATACCACTTCTTGATGCTATTCAACAAATTCCAAAGTAtgcaaaaattttgaaagactTGTGTACACACAAGGATAGGATAGGAGAATTGGAGACATTATCCTTAGGTAGTTCAATTTCTTCCTTGATAGAACCTATTCCAAAGAAATGTGGTGACCCTGGGCCTTGTTTGGTGTCTTGTTGTATTGGTGGACGCACTTTTCATGATTGtatgtgtgaccttggagcttGTGTAAGCATCATGCCGCTTTCCATCTTTGTGCGGTTGAATTTAGCTCCATTAAAGAAGTCGATGGTGAGGTTTGCCTTAGCCGATAAAAGTGTGATCAAGGTAATAGGAATAGCCGAAGATGTGCTTGTGGCGATCGAGGATTTGGTTTTTTCGGTTGAATTTTACATCCTTGAAATGCCCCCAACAGAAAATAGAAGCTCATCCTCTGTTctacttggtagacccttccttAAGACCTCTAAATTCAAGTTAGATGCCTTCATCGGCACATATTCTTTTGAGGTTTGA